Proteins from a genomic interval of Pseudomonas anuradhapurensis:
- a CDS encoding S41 family peptidase, translating into MLHSPRLTQLALSIALAVGAPLATAAEPAKPAAVPATAVTAKAPLPLEELRTFAEVMDRIKAAYVEPVDDKTLLENAIKGMLSNLDPHSAYLGPEDFQELQESTSGEFGGLGIEVGQEDGFIKVVSPIDDTPASRAGVQAGDLIVKINGAPTRGQTMTEAVDKMRGNVGEKITLTLVRDGGTPFDVTLARAVIQVKSVKSQLLENDYGYIRITQFQVKTGDEVGKALAKLRKDNGKKLRGVVLDLRNNPGGVLQSAVEVADHFLTKGLIVYTKGRIANSELRFSADPADASEGVPLVVLINGGSASASEIVAGALQDQKRAVLMGTDSFGKGSVQTVLPLANDRALKLTTALYFTPNGRSIQAQGIVPDIEVRPAKLTAEADTDNFKEADLQGHLGNGNGGADRPTGSGKRKERPQDDDFQLSQALSLLKGLNITKGE; encoded by the coding sequence ATGCTGCACTCGCCTCGTCTCACCCAGCTGGCCCTGTCCATCGCCTTGGCGGTGGGCGCGCCCCTGGCTACTGCCGCAGAGCCGGCCAAGCCGGCAGCGGTACCGGCCACCGCGGTGACCGCCAAGGCCCCCCTGCCGCTCGAGGAGCTGCGTACCTTCGCCGAGGTCATGGACCGCATCAAGGCGGCCTACGTGGAGCCGGTGGACGACAAGACCCTGCTGGAAAACGCGATCAAGGGCATGCTCAGCAACCTCGACCCGCACTCGGCCTACCTCGGCCCCGAGGACTTCCAGGAGCTGCAGGAAAGCACCAGCGGCGAGTTCGGCGGGCTGGGCATCGAAGTGGGCCAGGAAGACGGCTTCATCAAGGTGGTCTCGCCCATCGATGACACCCCGGCCTCGCGTGCCGGCGTGCAGGCAGGTGACCTGATCGTCAAGATCAATGGCGCCCCGACCCGGGGCCAGACCATGACCGAGGCGGTCGACAAGATGCGCGGCAATGTCGGTGAAAAGATCACCCTGACCCTGGTGCGGGATGGCGGCACCCCCTTCGACGTAACCCTTGCCCGCGCTGTCATCCAGGTCAAGAGCGTGAAGAGCCAGCTGCTGGAGAACGACTACGGCTACATTCGCATCACCCAGTTCCAGGTCAAGACCGGCGACGAAGTGGGCAAGGCCCTGGCCAAGCTGCGCAAGGACAACGGCAAGAAGCTGCGCGGTGTGGTGCTGGACCTGCGCAACAACCCCGGTGGCGTGCTGCAGTCGGCGGTGGAAGTGGCCGACCACTTCCTGACCAAGGGCCTGATCGTCTACACCAAGGGCCGCATCGCCAACTCCGAGCTGCGCTTCTCGGCCGACCCGGCCGACGCCAGCGAAGGCGTACCATTGGTAGTGCTGATCAACGGCGGCAGCGCCTCGGCCTCGGAAATCGTCGCCGGCGCCCTGCAAGACCAGAAACGCGCGGTGCTGATGGGTACCGACAGCTTCGGCAAAGGCTCGGTGCAGACCGTGCTGCCGCTGGCCAACGACCGTGCCCTGAAGCTGACCACTGCGCTGTACTTCACCCCCAATGGCCGCTCGATCCAGGCCCAGGGCATCGTCCCCGACATCGAAGTACGCCCGGCCAAGCTCACCGCCGAAGCCGACACCGACAACTTCAAGGAAGCCGACCTGCAGGGCCACCTGGGCAACGGCAATGGCGGCGCCGACCGCCCGACCGGCAGCGGCAAGCGCAAGGAGCGCCCACAGGATGACGACTTCCAGCTGAGCCAGGCCTTGAGCCTGCTCAAGGGCCTGAATATCACCAAGGGCGAATGA
- a CDS encoding divergent polysaccharide deacetylase family protein, with translation MRYLLCLLFCLLAGVAHAAPTGKAYMSIIIDDLGQNPERDSRTLALPGPVTMAIMPDTPHATDFARQAHKAGKTVILHMPMDPANGPYAWHPGAPIEELARRLDSALLKVPYAAGINNHMGSRMTAQREAMAWLMGELQRRHLFFVDSRTSAATVAAAEAQAQGLAHVSRDVFLDDVRTTEAIAGQFQQGIALAHKQGSAVLIGHPYPQTLEVLARELPRLKSQGVILLSLPQMIAERSNQAMPAHGRHGRYSNR, from the coding sequence ATGCGTTATCTGCTGTGTCTGTTGTTCTGCCTGTTGGCCGGGGTCGCGCACGCGGCACCGACCGGCAAGGCCTACATGAGCATCATCATCGACGACCTGGGCCAGAACCCCGAACGCGACAGCCGCACCCTGGCCTTGCCGGGGCCGGTGACCATGGCGATCATGCCCGACACCCCACACGCCACAGACTTCGCCCGCCAGGCACACAAGGCCGGCAAGACGGTCATCCTGCACATGCCCATGGACCCGGCCAACGGGCCCTATGCCTGGCACCCCGGCGCCCCCATCGAAGAGCTGGCGCGGCGCCTGGACAGCGCGTTGCTCAAGGTGCCCTACGCCGCCGGCATCAACAACCACATGGGCAGCCGCATGACGGCCCAGCGCGAAGCCATGGCCTGGCTGATGGGCGAGCTGCAGCGGCGCCACCTGTTCTTCGTCGACAGCCGCACCAGTGCCGCTACGGTGGCCGCTGCCGAAGCACAGGCGCAGGGGCTGGCGCATGTCTCGCGGGATGTGTTTCTCGACGACGTGCGCACCACCGAGGCCATTGCCGGGCAGTTTCAACAAGGTATAGCCCTGGCACACAAACAAGGCTCGGCAGTGTTGATTGGCCACCCTTACCCGCAAACGCTCGAAGTGCTGGCACGCGAACTGCCCCGCCTGAAAAGCCAGGGAGTCATTCTGCTCAGCCTGCCGCAGATGATTGCCGAGCGCAGCAATCAAGCCATGCCAGCGCATGGCAGGCATGGCCGCTACAGCAACCGCTGA
- a CDS encoding trypsin-like peptidase domain-containing protein — translation MQLPSILATLALALFGNLAGADDTASTLAEPATLYNSNGQSAQWTGVGRLVSQNKHCIGTLLDSSDAATDPAAPAYVLTAGHCVGGINGKVLVDRPINGSISFNYFVDTQDQRHTVPLKRTIWNSLQGADLALLELDAKLEELRTLGITPLKPGPSPAPGSAVLVVGEPSSIGKGLRLSTCTERFQGTSSVGSGVAQCQA, via the coding sequence ATGCAACTCCCCTCAATCCTGGCGACACTGGCCTTGGCGCTATTCGGCAATCTGGCTGGCGCCGATGACACCGCCAGCACGCTCGCCGAACCGGCAACCTTGTACAACAGTAATGGGCAAAGCGCCCAATGGACCGGTGTTGGTCGGCTGGTTTCCCAGAACAAGCATTGCATCGGCACATTGCTGGACAGCAGCGATGCCGCTACCGACCCGGCTGCACCGGCCTATGTATTGACCGCTGGCCACTGCGTTGGCGGCATCAATGGCAAGGTCCTCGTGGACCGGCCGATTAACGGCAGTATCAGCTTCAATTATTTTGTCGATACGCAAGACCAGCGTCACACCGTGCCCCTGAAGCGCACGATATGGAACAGCTTGCAAGGTGCCGACCTGGCGCTTCTGGAGCTCGATGCCAAGCTCGAGGAGCTGCGGACGCTGGGAATTACACCACTCAAACCAGGCCCATCCCCGGCTCCGGGGAGCGCAGTCCTGGTAGTCGGCGAGCCAAGTTCGATCGGCAAAGGCCTGCGCCTGTCCACCTGTACAGAGCGTTTCCAGGGCACATCCAGCGTCGGTAGCGGTGTGGCGCAATGCCAGGCGTAA
- a CDS encoding BCCT family transporter produces the protein MFFTSALMILVLTALLIAVPETAGQVLGVAQKWLTRTFGWYYMLVICGYLLFVVYLAFSDYGKLKLGGKDDEPDFSYGAWAGMLFSSGIGISLLYFGASEPLDHYFNPPEGTSASLEAARQGLQLTFLHWGLHGWAIYALVGLAVGYFAYRHNQPLALRSALYPLVGERWVKGAAGNAVDIFGMFVTLLGLVTNLGIGAMQVASGLEYLFGMDHSKTNLLVVILVMAGVATVAAVSGVENGIRRLSNLNIMLFSGLLIFVLLGGETLYLLNGFVQNIGDYLNGIVLKTFDLYVYEGSGDKSERWLGLWTVFYWAWWISWGPFVGMFIARISKGRTVRQLVMGVLLIPLGFTLAWLSIFGNTALDLVINQGAVELGKTALEQPSMSIYQLLEYFPAAKIVIGVAVFVGFVLFLTPADSGAVMMANLSCKGGKVDEDAPHWMVVFWSVVITLVTIGLLFAGNFEAMQTMVVLAGLPFSVVLVLFMFGLYKAMKQDVVVEQERAELAARGRRGFSERLTQLELQPTQAVVQRFMDRHVSPALKEAAAQLQTLGFEVETRVGQSRNMMGLRVMMEEGNPFVYEVSLDGYLAAPSEAPVEGEPEVRQRFYRAEVYLHDGSQEYDLMGFAPEQIVRDVLDQFESHRQLLGRVYS, from the coding sequence GTGTTCTTCACCTCCGCGCTGATGATCCTTGTTCTGACTGCCTTGCTTATCGCTGTACCCGAAACCGCCGGCCAGGTGCTTGGCGTGGCCCAGAAGTGGCTGACGCGCACCTTTGGCTGGTACTACATGCTGGTGATCTGTGGCTACCTGCTGTTCGTCGTCTACCTGGCCTTCTCCGACTACGGCAAGCTCAAGCTTGGCGGCAAGGACGACGAGCCCGACTTCAGCTACGGCGCCTGGGCCGGCATGCTGTTCTCCTCCGGTATCGGCATTTCACTGCTGTACTTTGGCGCCTCCGAGCCGTTGGACCACTACTTCAACCCGCCGGAAGGTACCTCGGCCAGCCTCGAGGCCGCGCGCCAGGGCTTGCAGCTGACCTTCCTGCACTGGGGGCTGCATGGCTGGGCAATCTACGCCCTGGTCGGCCTGGCCGTGGGTTACTTCGCCTACCGTCACAACCAGCCGCTGGCCCTGCGTTCGGCGCTGTACCCGCTGGTGGGCGAGCGTTGGGTCAAGGGTGCCGCCGGCAACGCCGTGGACATCTTCGGCATGTTCGTGACCCTGCTGGGCCTGGTGACCAACCTCGGCATCGGCGCGATGCAGGTGGCCTCGGGCCTGGAATACCTGTTCGGCATGGACCACAGCAAGACCAACCTGCTGGTGGTGATCCTGGTGATGGCTGGCGTCGCCACCGTGGCTGCGGTCTCGGGTGTGGAAAACGGCATTCGCCGCCTGTCCAACCTGAACATCATGCTGTTCAGCGGCCTGTTGATCTTCGTGCTGCTGGGTGGTGAAACCCTGTACCTGCTCAACGGCTTCGTGCAGAACATTGGCGACTACCTCAACGGTATCGTGCTGAAGACCTTCGACCTCTATGTGTACGAAGGCTCGGGCGACAAGTCCGAGCGCTGGCTGGGCCTGTGGACCGTGTTCTACTGGGCCTGGTGGATCTCCTGGGGCCCGTTCGTAGGGATGTTCATCGCCCGTATTTCCAAGGGCCGCACCGTGCGCCAGCTGGTGATGGGCGTACTGCTGATCCCGCTGGGCTTCACCCTGGCCTGGCTGTCGATCTTCGGCAACACGGCGCTGGACCTGGTAATCAACCAGGGCGCGGTGGAACTGGGCAAGACAGCGCTGGAACAGCCGTCGATGTCGATCTACCAACTGCTGGAATACTTCCCGGCTGCCAAGATCGTGATCGGTGTAGCGGTGTTCGTCGGCTTCGTCCTGTTCCTCACCCCGGCCGACTCCGGCGCGGTGATGATGGCCAACCTGTCCTGCAAGGGCGGCAAGGTGGACGAAGACGCCCCGCACTGGATGGTGGTGTTCTGGTCGGTGGTCATCACCCTGGTCACCATCGGCCTGCTGTTCGCCGGCAATTTCGAGGCCATGCAGACCATGGTGGTACTGGCGGGCCTGCCGTTCTCGGTGGTGCTGGTGCTGTTCATGTTCGGCCTGTACAAGGCCATGAAGCAGGACGTGGTGGTCGAGCAGGAGCGTGCCGAGCTGGCTGCCCGTGGCCGCCGCGGCTTCAGCGAGCGCCTGACCCAGCTGGAACTGCAGCCGACCCAGGCCGTGGTGCAGCGGTTCATGGACCGGCATGTCAGCCCGGCGCTGAAAGAAGCCGCCGCGCAGTTGCAGACCCTGGGCTTCGAGGTGGAAACCCGTGTTGGCCAGTCGCGCAACATGATGGGCCTGCGGGTGATGATGGAAGAGGGCAACCCGTTCGTCTACGAAGTGAGCCTGGACGGCTACCTGGCGGCGCCGAGCGAAGCGCCGGTGGAAGGCGAGCCGGAAGTCCGTCAGCGCTTCTATCGAGCCGAGGTGTACCTGCACGATGGCAGCCAGGAGTACGACCTGATGGGCTTTGCGCCGGAACAGATCGTGCGTGACGTGCTGGACCAGTTCGAAAGCCACCGGCAGTTGCTGGGGCGTGTCTACAGCTGA
- the betI gene encoding transcriptional regulator BetI: MPKVGMQPIRRQQLIEATLQAVDQVGLGDASIALIARLAGVSNGIISHYFRDKNGLIAATMGYIMNMLNEGVRARRQALTDDSPRAHLKVIIEGNFDASQVNGPAMKTWLAFWASSMHQPDLHRLQRINDHRLYSNLCCQFRRALPLYHARKAARGLAALIDGLWLRGALSGDAFDTDQAIRIAYEYMELQLAKQHTLDTNNQAADQARTALVDPAGA; the protein is encoded by the coding sequence ATGCCCAAGGTCGGTATGCAACCCATCCGCCGCCAGCAGTTGATCGAAGCCACGTTGCAGGCGGTCGATCAGGTCGGACTGGGAGATGCCAGCATTGCGCTGATTGCCCGTTTGGCCGGTGTGTCGAACGGCATCATCAGTCACTACTTTCGGGACAAGAACGGCCTGATCGCAGCGACGATGGGATACATCATGAACATGCTCAACGAAGGTGTTCGAGCACGTCGCCAGGCCCTGACGGACGACAGCCCGCGCGCCCACCTGAAAGTGATCATCGAGGGCAACTTCGATGCCAGCCAGGTGAACGGCCCGGCAATGAAAACCTGGTTGGCTTTCTGGGCTTCCAGCATGCACCAGCCCGATTTGCACAGGTTGCAGCGGATCAACGACCACCGCTTGTATTCCAACCTGTGCTGCCAGTTCCGCCGCGCCCTGCCGCTCTACCATGCGCGCAAGGCAGCCCGCGGCCTGGCGGCGTTGATCGACGGCTTGTGGCTGCGTGGTGCCCTGTCGGGTGATGCATTCGACACCGACCAGGCGATACGGATTGCTTACGAATACATGGAACTACAACTGGCTAAACAGCACACCCTGGACACCAACAACCAGGCTGCTGATCAAGCACGCACGGCACTTGTCGACCCGGCAGGAGCGTGA
- the betB gene encoding betaine-aldehyde dehydrogenase: MARFGTQKLYIDGAYVDAGSDATFEAINPATGEVLAHVQRATQADVEKAVESAERGQKVWAAMTAMQRSRILRRAVDILRERNDELAMLETLDTGKSYSETRYVDIVTGADVLEYYAGLVPAIEGEQIPLRESSFVYTRREPLGVTVGIGAWNYPIQIALWKSAPALAAGNAMIFKPSEVTSLTTLKLAEIYTEAGLPNGVFNVLTGSGREVGTWLTEHPRIEKVSFTGGTTTGKKVMASASSSSLKEVTMELGGKSPLIICADADLDKAADIAMMANFYSSGQVCTNGTRVFIPAAMKAAFEAKIVERVARIRAGNPEDENTNFGPLVSFQHMESVLGYIAKGKEEGARVLCGGERMTEGAFAKGAFVAPTVFTDCTDDMTIVKEEIFGPVMSILTYETEEEVIRRANDTEYGLAAGVCTNDISRAHRIIHKLEAGICWINAWGESPAEMPVGGYKQSGVGRENGISSLAQYTRIKSVQVELGGYNSVF; the protein is encoded by the coding sequence ATGGCCCGTTTCGGAACGCAAAAACTCTACATTGATGGCGCTTACGTCGACGCTGGCAGCGATGCCACTTTCGAAGCCATCAACCCGGCCACCGGCGAAGTCCTCGCCCACGTGCAACGTGCCACCCAGGCCGACGTCGAGAAGGCCGTCGAAAGCGCCGAGCGCGGCCAGAAAGTCTGGGCCGCGATGACCGCCATGCAGCGTTCGCGCATCCTGCGCCGCGCCGTCGACATCCTGCGCGAGCGCAACGACGAACTGGCCATGCTGGAAACCCTGGACACCGGCAAGTCGTACTCGGAAACCCGCTACGTCGACATCGTCACCGGCGCCGACGTGCTGGAATACTACGCCGGCCTGGTACCGGCCATCGAAGGCGAGCAGATCCCGCTGCGTGAGTCGTCCTTCGTCTACACCCGCCGCGAACCGCTGGGCGTGACCGTCGGTATCGGCGCCTGGAACTACCCGATCCAGATCGCCCTGTGGAAATCCGCCCCGGCCCTGGCCGCTGGCAACGCGATGATCTTCAAGCCGTCGGAAGTGACCTCGCTGACCACCCTCAAACTGGCCGAGATCTACACCGAAGCCGGCCTGCCGAACGGCGTGTTCAACGTGCTCACCGGCAGCGGCCGCGAAGTCGGCACCTGGCTGACCGAGCACCCGCGCATCGAGAAAGTCTCCTTCACCGGCGGTACCACCACCGGCAAGAAGGTCATGGCCAGCGCCTCGAGCTCGTCGCTCAAGGAAGTCACCATGGAACTGGGCGGCAAGTCGCCGCTGATCATCTGCGCCGACGCCGACCTGGACAAGGCCGCCGACATCGCCATGATGGCCAACTTCTACAGCTCGGGTCAGGTCTGCACCAACGGCACCCGCGTGTTCATCCCGGCGGCAATGAAGGCGGCTTTCGAAGCCAAGATCGTCGAGCGCGTTGCACGCATTCGCGCTGGCAACCCGGAAGACGAGAACACCAACTTCGGCCCGCTGGTCAGCTTCCAGCACATGGAAAGCGTGCTCGGCTACATCGCCAAGGGCAAGGAAGAAGGCGCCCGCGTACTGTGCGGCGGTGAGCGCATGACCGAAGGTGCTTTCGCCAAGGGTGCCTTCGTCGCCCCGACCGTGTTCACCGATTGCACCGACGACATGACCATCGTCAAGGAAGAGATCTTCGGCCCGGTGATGAGCATCCTCACCTACGAAACCGAAGAAGAAGTCATCCGCCGTGCCAACGACACCGAGTACGGCCTGGCCGCCGGTGTGTGCACCAACGACATCAGCCGCGCCCACCGCATCATCCACAAGCTGGAAGCCGGTATCTGCTGGATCAACGCCTGGGGCGAATCGCCAGCCGAAATGCCGGTGGGTGGCTACAAGCAGTCGGGCGTCGGCCGTGAGAACGGCATCAGCTCGCTGGCCCAATACACTCGCATCAAGTCGGTCCAGGTCGAGCTGGGCGGCTACAACTCGGTTTTCTAA